One segment of Setaria viridis chromosome 4, Setaria_viridis_v4.0, whole genome shotgun sequence DNA contains the following:
- the LOC117854156 gene encoding nucleotide-sugar uncharacterized transporter 2, producing the protein MGVWDSILRGGGRRFIKRKDSDAGEAGRALEELRGSLYNDFHTSDGAKRQQQRFCGPIVALTFNFVVAVGIIMANKMVMGTVGFNFPVALSLIHYLFALVLMAVLKALYLLPIAPPSKSTPFSSLFALGAVMSFSTGLANISLKHNSVGFYQMAKIAVTPTIVVAEFILFQKKVSVRKVITLVVVSFGVAVATVTDLEFNFFGACVALAWIIPSAVNKILWSNLQQSGNWTALALMWKTTPITIFFFIVLMPLLDPPGLLSFKWDFKNSSAIIISALFGFLLQWSGALALGATSALAHVVLGQFKTIVIMLSGYLVFNSDPGFTSLCGAVIALAGMSVYTYLGMKESATNGRRNSLNSRQNSHLLKSKVIIDGEKQETRTVDSV; encoded by the exons atggggGTTTGGGATTCcatcctccgcggcggcggccggcgcttcATCAAGCGCAAGGAcagcgacgccggcgaggcAG GTAGGGCATTAGAGGAACTGAGGGGCTCATTGTATAATGACTTCCATACTTCGGACggggccaagcgccagcagcaGAGATTTTGTGGCCCTATCGTTGCACTGACGTTCAACTTTGTGGTTGCTGTTGGAATCATCATGGCAAACAAAATG GTGATGGGCACTGTTGGATTTAACTTCCCAGTTGCACTATCATTAATTCATTACCTTTTTGCTTTGGTTCTAATGGCCGTCCTCAAGGCATTATACTTGCTGCCAATTGCTCCTCCTTCAAAATCCACTCCTTTCTCCTCATTATTTGCTTTGGGTGCTGTCATGTCTTTCTCCACTGGGCTTGCCAATATCAGCTTAAAGCATAATAG tGTAGGTTTCTATCAGATGGCTAAGATAGCTGTAACTCCAACAATAGTTGTAGCAGAATTCATTCTTTTCCAGAAAAAGGTTTCTGTTCGAAAG GTTATCACGCTGGTTGTTGTCTCATTTGGTGTGGCTGTTGCAACCGTTACTGATTTGGAGTTCAATTTTTTTGGTGCTTGTGTAGCACTTGCTTGGATTATTCCTAGCGCTGTGAACAAAATCCTGTGGTCAAATTTACAACAGAGTGGAAATTGGACAGCTCTTGC GTTAATGTGGAAGACGACCCCAATTaccatatttttctttattgtTTTGATGCCATTGCTGGACCCTCCAGGCCTTCTGTCTTTCAAATGGGATTTCAAGAACAGCAGTGCAATTATTATATCTGCTTTGTTTGGTTTTCTTCTTCAGTGGTCTGGTGCTTTGGCACTCGG TGCAACCTCAGCTCTCGCTCATGTTGTGCTAGGTCAATTCAAGACAATTGTTATAATGCTATCTGGTTATCTGGTATTTAACTCTGACCCTGGATTCACCAGCCTCTGCGGAGCTGTCATTGCCCTTGCTGGGATGTCAGTGTATACATACCTAGGAATGAAAGAATCAGCCACCAATGGTAGGAGAAATTCCTTAAACTCAAGGCAAAATTCTCATTTGCTGAAGTCCAAAGTTATTATAGATGGAGAGAAGCAGGAAACAAGGACTGTCGATTCTGTATAA
- the LOC117853742 gene encoding uncharacterized protein yields MALVPSGGAGAGKDEAALGLPWSEMFRSASLRRPKQGADDTPPKKPPPPALKPALKEGKAKPAAAAAGAGAGPDIAGLSLEPDARLALYIAMAHAGLATALLVLYGLYLLLADFLRPLQWALLCSVPLRETQRALVAFWEPPLRGGLSAAVLALPLAALRSSAATLADARAALLRRPLPHSPAFPRLLRWLVSFFFFLVLFERLGAAAALLFLALALAFCAATPKLTRAASSRIYSRRPSSRGLLLTGGILRHLKTLVAVGLMLGMIAGFLTGSIFFSYQIGLEGKDAVMSLKSHVEKGNYSEKIGLKKWLDDNDIPGLVDQYSAKIYDTVWEQVDQLAVQYNLTDFTSGFRHFLISQSVDPKSKALISARPHPYSMKLQSIAARVKKREWLEIYMELDSFFRELLITREDLVVKAKELALQGTEIAKRLLSSSTSVLGGSANLMLSVALRIVSGAAEVVNFLSQLMVFLWVLYYLITVEGGGATEQIIDLLPVSKQVKDRCVEVIDHAISSVLLATAKIAIFQGGLTWLLFKFFKVHFVYTSTVLGFISALVPILPFWLSSIFAAGQLLMEGRYVLALVVTVIHLTLMDYGTTTILEDIPGYNGYLTGLSIIGGMTLFPNALEGAILGPLIMTVVIALKNLYTEFVLADAEETSS; encoded by the exons ATGGCGCTCGTgcccagcggcggcgcgggcgcgggcaagGACGAGGCCGCCCTCGGCCTGCCGTGGTCCGAGATGTTCCGCTCCGCCTCGCTCCGACGGCCCAAGCAGGGGGCCGACGACACGCCGCCTAagaagccgccgcctccggcgctGAAGCCGGCCTTGAAGGAGGGGAAGGCcaagccggcggcagcggcggcgggggcgggggccgggcCCGACATCGCGGGACTGTCGCTGGAGCCCGACGCGCGCCTGGCGCTCTACATCGCCATGGCGCACGCGGGGCTCGCCACGGCGCTGCTCGTGCTCTATGGCCTCTACCTCCTGCTCGCCGACTTCCTCCGCCCGCTGCAGTGGGCGCTGCTCTGCTCCGTCCCGCTCCGCGAGACGCAGCGCGCGCTCGTCGCCTTCTGGGAGCCCCCGCTCCGGGGCGGGCTCAGCGCTGCGGTGCTCGCGCTcccgctcgccgcgctccgctcctccgccgccacgctcgccgacgcgcgcgccgcgcttctgcgccgcccgctcccgcACTCCCCCGCGTTCCCGCGCCTCCTCCGCTGGCTcgtctccttcttcttcttcctcgtcctATTCGAgcgcctcggcgccgccgccgcactgcTCTTCCTCGCCCTCGCTCTCGCTTTCTGCGCCGCGACCCCCAAGCtcacccgcgccgcctcctcgcgcatctacagccgccgcccctcctcgcgCGGCCTCCTATTAACTGGAGGCATCCTGCGCCACCTCAAGACGCTCGTCGCCGTGGGCCTCATGCTCGGCATGATCGCCGGGTTCCTAACCGGCAGCATCTTCTTCTCCTACCAGATTGGGCTCGAGGGCAAGGACGCCGTCATGTCCCTCAAGTCCCATGTCGAGAAGGGCAACTACTCCGAGAAGATTGGGCTCAAGAAGTGGCTGGACGACAATGACATCCCTGGCTTGGTCGATCAGTACTCCGCCAAGATCTATGACACCGTCTGGGAGCAGGTCGACCAATTGGCAGTGCAGTACAACCTTACCGATTTCACTAGCGGATTCCGGCATTTCTTGATCAGCCAATCAGTTGACCCAAAGAGCAAGGCGCTCATCAGTGCCAGACCGCACCCATACTCAATGAAGTTGCAATCAATTGCTGCGCGTGTGAAGAAAAGGGAGTGGTTGGAGATTTACATGGAGCTGGACTCGTTCTTTAGGGAGCTATTGATCACAAGGGAGGATTTGGTGGTCAAGGCCAAGGAGCTGGCTTTGCAGGGAACGGAAATTGCAAAGAGGCTGCTGTCAAGCAGCACATCAGTGCTCGGTGGTAGTGCCAATTTGATGTTATCCGTTGCTCTCCGCATTGTCTCAGGTGCAGCTGAGGTGGTCAATTTTCTATCGCAGTTGATGGTCTTCTTGTGGGTGTTGTATTACCTCATTACTGTAGAGGGAGGTGGAGCTACGGAGCAGATCATTGATCTTTTACCAGTGTCAAAACAAGTAAAGGACCGCTGTGTTGAGGTCATCGACCATGCCATTAGTAGTGTCTTGTTGGCCACTGCCAAGATTGCCATATTCCAAGGAGGCCTGACATGGCTCTTGTTCAAGTTCTTCAAGGTGCACTTTGTGTACACATCAACTGTGCTTGGATTCATCAGCGCACTTGTGCCAATACTTCCATTTTGGCTGTCCTCAATATTCGCTGCAGGGCAGCTGCTCATGGAAGGTAGATATGTGCTTGCACTGGTGGTAACTGTGATACACCTCACACTGATGGATTATGGCACAACTACCATTCTGGAGGATATACCTGGGTACAATGGATATCTCACCGGCCTCAGCATAATTGGTGGCATGACTCTGTTTCCCAATGCTTTGGAG GGAGCAATATTAGGTCCCCTTATAATGACAGTTGTCATAGCATTGAAGAACTTGTACACAGAGTTTGTGCTTGCTGATGCAGAGGAGACCAGCAGCTAG